In Streptomyces sp. NBC_00448, the following are encoded in one genomic region:
- a CDS encoding class I SAM-dependent methyltransferase — protein sequence MHRITTAPVAPIPARTRWAVAAGVGAALAAAWWLCDTAPYPYAQRGLLDMPLPFLTADRMDAVLQPRPGELILEIGPGTGLQSLHVAPQLGPEGRLDVLDIQQEMLDHVMCRAERDGLATIRPTRSDARELPYADGTFDAVYAVTALGEIPEPDRVLREAARVLAPGGRLVIGEFFDRHWVPFGRLHRLADSAGLHLTERRGPSPAYLARFRPCGAVAPGHQSERLAHSDRDTDDGEA from the coding sequence ATGCACCGCATCACTACCGCCCCCGTCGCCCCGATCCCGGCCCGGACCCGCTGGGCGGTCGCCGCCGGCGTCGGCGCCGCGTTGGCCGCCGCCTGGTGGCTGTGCGACACGGCGCCCTATCCGTACGCCCAACGCGGCCTCCTCGACATGCCGTTGCCGTTCCTGACAGCCGACCGGATGGACGCCGTACTGCAACCGCGGCCGGGGGAGCTGATCCTGGAGATCGGTCCGGGGACCGGCCTGCAGTCGCTGCACGTCGCCCCGCAGCTCGGGCCGGAGGGACGGCTCGATGTGCTCGACATCCAGCAGGAGATGCTCGACCACGTGATGTGCCGCGCCGAGCGCGACGGCCTGGCGACGATCAGGCCCACCCGCTCGGACGCACGTGAACTGCCCTACGCCGACGGGACGTTCGACGCCGTATACGCCGTGACCGCGCTCGGCGAGATCCCCGAGCCTGATCGGGTACTGCGCGAGGCGGCACGGGTGCTGGCACCAGGCGGGCGGCTGGTGATCGGCGAGTTCTTCGACCGGCACTGGGTCCCCTTCGGCCGACTGCACCGGCTCGCCGACTCCGCCGGCCTCCACCTGACCGAGCGCCGCGGCCCAAGCCCGGCATACCTCGCCCGCTTCCGACCCTGCGGAGCCGTCGCGCCAGGCCACCAGAGCGAGCGCCTCGCCCACAGCGACCGGGACACCGACGACGGGGAAGCGTGA